One region of Erythrolamprus reginae isolate rEryReg1 chromosome 12, rEryReg1.hap1, whole genome shotgun sequence genomic DNA includes:
- the LOC139174675 gene encoding outer mitochondrial transmembrane helix translocase-like, with protein MLLGELSKDVLTRPLTRNEACLVLLRVAVFGATTYFSIKWVSDALDPAQKQRLQLKKRAEDLMKQIGIEKLKLSEHEMTIVAHLVVPRDIKVTWNDVAGLDELVSELRDAVILPLQKTRLFEHSKLCQPPKGVLLYGPPGCGKTLLAKAMAQASNCRFINLQAPTLMDKWYGESQKLTAAVFSLAIKIQPCIIFIDEIDAFLRNRSRTDHEATAMMKAEFMSLWDGLQTVSDCQVMVLGATNRPQDVDPAILRRMPTTFHIALPTQRQRRDILKLILAGENMSNAVNLKELAEKTRSYSGSDLWELCRDAATYRVRDYVRKQQMRQIAHLLHRRGSVEETDSEENPLRPLTQLDLLLALEKMKESRGATSAKLTEPALD; from the exons ATGCTGCTGGGGGAACTGTCCAAGGATGTCTTGACTCGCCCCCTAACACGGAATGAAGCCTGCCTTGTTCTTCTCCGTGTGGCTGTCTTTGGAGCAACTACCTACTTCAGTATAAAGTGGGTCTCTGATGCCCTAGACCCAGCCCAGAAGCAAAGACTCCAGCTGAAGAAAAGA GCTGAAGATTTGATGAAGCAGATTGGAATAGAGAAGCTGAAGTTGTCGGAGCACGAGATGACCATTGTTGCTCATTTGGTGGTTCCCAGGGACATCAAG GTCACTTGGAATGATGTTGCTGGCTTAGACGAGCTGGTCAGTGAACTTCGAGACGCCGTAATCTTACCTTTACAAAAGACACGCTTGTTTGAGCACTCCAAGCTCTGCCAGCCACCAAAAG GGGTCTTACTGTATGGACCTCCAGGATGTGGCAAGACCCTTCTGGCCAAAGCAATGGCCCAGGCATCCAACTGCAGGTTCATCAACCTTCAAGCACCCACCTTGATGGACAAATGGTACGGGGAGTCACAGAAGCTCACCGCTGCCGTTTTTTCTCTGGCAATCAAAATCCAACCCTGTATAATTTTCATTGATGAAATAG ATGCGTTCCTGAGGAATCGCTCCAGAACTGACCACGAAGCCACAGCCATGATGAAAGCCGAATTCATGAGTCTATGGGATGGGCTGCAGACAGTGTCTGATTGCCAG GTAATGGTGCTGGGAGCCACCAACAGACCTCAAGATGTGGACCCAGCCATTCTGCGGAGAATGCCAACCACTTTTCATATTGCACTACCT ACCCAAAGGCAAAGACGAGATATCCTGAAGCTGATTCTTGCTGGAGAAAAT ATGAGCAATGCCGTGAacctgaaggaactggcagagaaAACACGCAGTTACTCAGGCAGCGACCTGTGGGAATTGTGCCGGGACGCAGCCACGTATCGTGTCCGTGATTATGTCCGGAAACAACAAATGAGGCAAATCGCCCACCTGCTGCACCGCAGAGGGAGTGTGGAGGAGAC GGACTCAGAAGAAAATCCTTTGAGGCCACTTACTCAGCTGGACCTGCTGCTCGCCCTGGAAAAGATGAAGGAGTCCAGAGGAGCCACATCAGCAAAGCTAACGGAGCCAGCTTTGGACTGA